In Tubulanus polymorphus chromosome 2, tnTubPoly1.2, whole genome shotgun sequence, a single window of DNA contains:
- the LOC141900325 gene encoding ADP-ribosylation factor-like protein 3: MGLLALLRKMKASPSKELKILLLGLDNAGKTTLLKKIASEDVSHITPTQGFNIKSVQSNGINLNVWDIGGQRKIRPYWRNYFVDIDMLVFVIDSSDRKRFEETEFELSHLLEEEKLSGVPILVFANKSDLLTAATPSEITTALSLSSIRDRSWQIQQCSALKGTGLKEGLEWLAKMVKK; the protein is encoded by the exons ATG GGGCTGCTTGCGTTGTTGCGAAAAATGAAAGCGAGTCCTTCTAAGGAACTCAAAATTCTTCTGTTGGGACTCGACAATGCCGGAAAAACTACACTGCTTAAGAAGATCGCTTCAGAAGATGTCAGCCATATCACACCTACTCAG ggGTTTAATATAAAAAGTGTGCAATCGAATGGAATTAATTTGAATGTATGGGATATAGGTGGCCAGAGAAAAATACGTCCTTACTGgagaaattattttgtagatatTGATATGTTA GTGTTTGTGATCGACAGTTCAGATAGAAAACGTTttgaagaaacagaattt GAGTTGAGTCATTTATTAGAAGAAGAAAAGTTATCCGGAGTCCCTATTTTAGTGTTTGCCAATAAATCGGATTTACTTACGGCTGCAACACCTAGTGAAATAACCACGGCCTTATCGCTTTCATCAATCCGTGATCGAAGCTGGCAAATTCAACAGTGTTCCGCTCTGAAGGGAACCGGGCTCAAG GAGGGCTTAGAATGGCTTGCAAAAATGGTTAAAAAGTGA
- the LOC141899924 gene encoding 4-hydroxy-2-oxoglutarate aldolase, mitochondrial-like isoform X1: MLANFGQLTRTLMALGPVNRTVSSLLTRCLSSSSRSSIDLTGIYPPITTPFHENEDINWGKLESNLEIWGRMPFRGFVVQGSNGEYVYLTRDERIQMVDKVRRKVSDKQLIIAGSGCESTRETITMSEKMAEAGADAVLVCTPCFYKGKMNHTSLIKHYKMVADKSPVPVILYSVPANTGIDLAPEVILSLCKHPNIIGLKDSGGDISKIGYLCYRTKDEDFQILAGSASFLLPSYELGCVGGVCALANVLGEQVCQLHTLYHKGDIEAAVKLQHRLIAPNTAVTRSFGVPGLKTAMEWYGLYGGPTRRPLTPITEDEINQLKSIFRQNKFL, from the exons ATGTTGGCAAATTTTGGGCAGCTAACTCGCACTTTGATGGCCCTGGGGCCAGTAAACCGAACAGTGTCATCTTTACTGACTCGATGTTTGAGTAGCAGCTCAAGATCGTCTATCGATCTAACAGGAATTTACCCGCCGATCACAACTCCTTtccatgaaaatgaagatattAATTGGGGCAAACTTGAGAGCAACTTGGAAATTTGGGGACGAATGCCATTCCGAG GTTTTGTGGTGCAGGGAAGCAATGGGGAATATGTGTATCTTACTCGCGATGAAAGAATTCAAATGGTTGATAAAGTGCGACGCAAAGTCAGTGATAAACAACTTATCATTGCTGGATCAGGATGTGAAT CAACTCGAGAGACAATCACTATGAGTGAAAAGATGGCTGAAGCTGGAGCTGATGCTGTACTTGTTTGTACGCCGTGTTTCTATAAAGGAAAAATGAACCATACATCGCTCATTAAACATTACAAAATG GTTGCTGACAAAAGCCCAGTTCCTGTTATTTTGTACAGTGTTCCCGCAAATACTGGAATCGACCTAGCACCTGAGGTTATCCTCAGTTTATGTAAACATCCAAATATTATTGGATTGAAAGACAGTGGAGGTGAT atttcgaaGATTGGGTACTTGTGCTACAGGACCAAAGATGAAGACTTTCAAATTTTGGCTGGATCTGCTAGCTTTCTATTGCCATCTTATGAATTAG GTTGCGTTGGTGGTGTTTGTGCGCTAGCTAATGTACTAGGTGAACAGGTGTGTCAGTTACACACCTTGTATCATAAAGGTGATATTGAAGCAGCCGTCAAATTACAACACAGACTTATAGCTCCAAATACTGCG GTGACTCGTAGTTTTGGAGTTCCCGGTTTAAAGACTGCCATGGAATGGTACGGTTTATACGGAGGTCCTACACGTCGCCCATTGACTCCTATCACCGAAgatgaaatcaatcaattgaaaTCCATATTTCGTCAGAATAAATTCTTgtaa
- the LOC141899924 gene encoding 4-hydroxy-2-oxoglutarate aldolase, mitochondrial-like isoform X2: MLANFGQLTRTLMALGPVNRTVSSLLTRCLSSSSRSSIDLTGIYPPITTPFHENEDINWGKLESNLEIWGRMPFRGFVVQGSNGEYVYLTRDERIQMVDKVRRKVSDKQLIIAGSGSTRETITMSEKMAEAGADAVLVCTPCFYKGKMNHTSLIKHYKMVADKSPVPVILYSVPANTGIDLAPEVILSLCKHPNIIGLKDSGGDISKIGYLCYRTKDEDFQILAGSASFLLPSYELGCVGGVCALANVLGEQVCQLHTLYHKGDIEAAVKLQHRLIAPNTAVTRSFGVPGLKTAMEWYGLYGGPTRRPLTPITEDEINQLKSIFRQNKFL, from the exons ATGTTGGCAAATTTTGGGCAGCTAACTCGCACTTTGATGGCCCTGGGGCCAGTAAACCGAACAGTGTCATCTTTACTGACTCGATGTTTGAGTAGCAGCTCAAGATCGTCTATCGATCTAACAGGAATTTACCCGCCGATCACAACTCCTTtccatgaaaatgaagatattAATTGGGGCAAACTTGAGAGCAACTTGGAAATTTGGGGACGAATGCCATTCCGAG GTTTTGTGGTGCAGGGAAGCAATGGGGAATATGTGTATCTTACTCGCGATGAAAGAATTCAAATGGTTGATAAAGTGCGACGCAAAGTCAGTGATAAACAACTTATCATTGCTGGATCAGGAT CAACTCGAGAGACAATCACTATGAGTGAAAAGATGGCTGAAGCTGGAGCTGATGCTGTACTTGTTTGTACGCCGTGTTTCTATAAAGGAAAAATGAACCATACATCGCTCATTAAACATTACAAAATG GTTGCTGACAAAAGCCCAGTTCCTGTTATTTTGTACAGTGTTCCCGCAAATACTGGAATCGACCTAGCACCTGAGGTTATCCTCAGTTTATGTAAACATCCAAATATTATTGGATTGAAAGACAGTGGAGGTGAT atttcgaaGATTGGGTACTTGTGCTACAGGACCAAAGATGAAGACTTTCAAATTTTGGCTGGATCTGCTAGCTTTCTATTGCCATCTTATGAATTAG GTTGCGTTGGTGGTGTTTGTGCGCTAGCTAATGTACTAGGTGAACAGGTGTGTCAGTTACACACCTTGTATCATAAAGGTGATATTGAAGCAGCCGTCAAATTACAACACAGACTTATAGCTCCAAATACTGCG GTGACTCGTAGTTTTGGAGTTCCCGGTTTAAAGACTGCCATGGAATGGTACGGTTTATACGGAGGTCCTACACGTCGCCCATTGACTCCTATCACCGAAgatgaaatcaatcaattgaaaTCCATATTTCGTCAGAATAAATTCTTgtaa